Part of the Phycisphaerales bacterium genome, GCCAGCGCGGGCGGGCTGTCGGGCACGCAGTCGATCGCGGCCTGGGACGGCACGCAGTGGCTCTCGATGGGAGCAGACCTGGTGAACCCGGACGCGATCTGGGCGCTGGCGTCTGGCGACGTGGGTGACGGCGACCTGCTGTATGCGGGCGGGTCGTTCACCGAGATTGGTGGCGTGACCGCCGGCGGCATCGCGGCGTGGGATGGCGACTCGTGGTCCCCGGTTGGCACCGGTGCGCCGCTGACCGGCGTCGTCACGCCCAACGTCTTCGGCGCGGTCGTCTTTGATGACGGTTCGGGTCCGGCGCTGTACGCCGGCGGACGGTTCGACGAGATCGACGGCGTGCCCGGCACGACGCTGCTCGGCCGATTCAAGGACGGCGCCTGGGAGCCGGTGGGCGCCGGGCTCGTGCGCAGCTCGATCACGGGCGATGCGGGCCAGCTTGCGGTGTTCGACGACGGCACCGGCCCGGCGCTGTACGTTGGTGGGCGGAGCTTCTTTGCCGCCAGCGCCACCGGCACCGGCGACGTCTTCAAGTGGGACGGTGCCGAGTGGTCCGTTGTCGGCCAGGACATCAGCGGCATCGTGACCCGGCTGTTCGCGTGGGACGACGGCAGCGGCGAGGCGTTGTACATGACCACGAGCGATTCGTCGCTGGGTCGGATCGCCCGGCTCGAAGGCGGAACGTGGGTGGGCGTCGACGGCGGCGTGGCCGGCGGATCAACGTTTGGCCTGGGATCGTGGAACGGTGACCTGTTCGTCGGCGGTAGCTTCGAGTCCGTGGATGGCCAGGCCGCCAGCGGCATCGTCCGGCGGACGGGCTGCACGGCCGGGGATTGCTACGCCGACTTCGATGGCGACGGTGAGCTGACGATCTTCGACTTCCTGGTGTACCAGAACGCCTTCGACGCGGGCGACCTGGCGGCCGACTGCGACGAGGATGGCTCGCTGACCATCTTTGACTTCCTGTGCTTCCAGAACGGGTTCGACGCGGGCTGCCCGTAGTACAAGCCCGGATAACTCGCTACGACGCGTCGTGACGCTGATTCCCCCTCGCTCGTGGATCGAACGAGGGGGTTCTGCTGTTATGATCTGCTCGGAGAAGGAACCCCGTGAGGAGGCGAGCGAGATGCAGACGAAGAGCACCGTTGGAGTGATCCTGGCCGCTGGTGTCGCAGCGAGCGCGTTCGGCCAGTGCGAGCCGGCGTGGGATGGCCAGGTCGGCAACCCCGGCGTCGATCGCGGGTACGTCCAGCCCATGATAAATTGGGACGACGGCAGCGGTGAACGGCTGTACGTCGGTGGTTCGTTCGGCGGCATCATCGGTGTGCCGGGCAGCACGAGCCTCGCATCCTGGGATCGCGACAGCGACACGTGGTCACGCGTTGGTACGCCCGGGCTGAGCACCGGCAGCACCAACGGGTTCCTGACCAACATCATGCCCTTCGAAGTGTTCGGCGAGGAGCGACTGGTGGTCGCGGGGTTCTTCGCGAGCGCGGGCGGCGTGGCCGACACGAGGTCGATCGCGGCGTGGAACGGCGACGAGTGGGTGTCGATGGGCGCCGGCCTGCCCGCACCGCAGAGCATCTGGGCGATGATCACGGCCGACGTCGGCGACGGCGAGAACATGATCATCGGCGGTGCGTGGCCCGAGATCGGTGGCGCTTTCGGAGCCGACCTGGCGCAGTGGGATGGAGACGAGTGGCTGCCCGTCGGCGATGGCACGGGGATCACGGGTACGTTCAGCCCGACCGTGTTCAGCCTTGAGGCCTTCGATGACGGGACGGGGCCGGCCCTCTACGCCGGCGGCCGGTTCGACTCGATCGGCGGCGCATTCAACACCAGCATGCTGGGTCGCTTTAACGGCACCTCGTGGGAGGCGGTGGGCGGGGGCCTGACCGCCGGGAGCGTGACGTCGCAGATCGGCGCGATGACGGTGTTCGATGACGGCACCGGCCCGGCGCTCTACGTCGGCGGCAGCAACGTGCGGGCTTCGGGCGCGCCCTTCGCCAGCGTGTACAAGTGGGACGGCGTGGCGTGGTCGGCCGTCGGTCAGGAGTTTGGCGGCCGCGTGACCGACTTCCAGGTCTGGGACGATGGCACCGGTCCGGCCCTGTACGTTGCCGGCACGGCCGTCCCGCCCATCGAGTACCTCGCGAAGCTGGTCGACGATGAGTGGGTTCCGGTCGATGGTGGCATCGCGAGCCAACCCGCGACGAGCGGCTCGTTCGCCAGCGTCTTTGGCCTGCACGTCTGGGACGATGATCTGTACGTGGCCGGCAACTTCACGCTCGTGGGCGATCCCGCCGTGGATGTGCGCGGGCTCGTCCGGCGCACGGGATGCGTGGGCTCGGCGTGCTTTGCCGACTTCAACGAGGACGGCGTGCTGGACATCTTCGACTTCCTGGCGTTCCAGAACGCGTTCGACGCCGGCGACCTGGCGGCCGATTGCACGGAAGACGGCTCGCTGGACATCTTCGACTTCCTGTGCTTCCAGAACGCGTTCGACGCGGGCTGCGAGTGATAGCCGCAGGCTTGGTCAGCGCTGGTCGAATTGCTTGAGCTTCAGGCGAGTGCGGTGGTGCTCGGGCGCCACGGTGCCGCCGGCCGTCTGGCCCTTCATGTAGTCCTTCTGCCACGTGTCGGTGCCGCCCTGGTGGCGGGTGATGGCCTGCTGTCGGCTGGCGGCCCAGCTCAGGTAGGCATTCTGCGTGGCAGGCTCCTTCTCGATGTTGATCGCGCCCGGCTCGGTCCACTCGAGGAGCGCGAGCGGGTAGGGCATGATCATGCAGATGGGCTCGCCCTTGCGGAACCAGACGTCGGTGCCGCGCTTCATGATCTTCCAGTTCA contains:
- a CDS encoding GC-type dockerin domain-anchored protein, whose amino-acid sequence is MQTKSTVGVILAAGVAASAFGQCEPAWDGQVGNPGVDRGYVQPMINWDDGSGERLYVGGSFGGIIGVPGSTSLASWDRDSDTWSRVGTPGLSTGSTNGFLTNIMPFEVFGEERLVVAGFFASAGGVADTRSIAAWNGDEWVSMGAGLPAPQSIWAMITADVGDGENMIIGGAWPEIGGAFGADLAQWDGDEWLPVGDGTGITGTFSPTVFSLEAFDDGTGPALYAGGRFDSIGGAFNTSMLGRFNGTSWEAVGGGLTAGSVTSQIGAMTVFDDGTGPALYVGGSNVRASGAPFASVYKWDGVAWSAVGQEFGGRVTDFQVWDDGTGPALYVAGTAVPPIEYLAKLVDDEWVPVDGGIASQPATSGSFASVFGLHVWDDDLYVAGNFTLVGDPAVDVRGLVRRTGCVGSACFADFNEDGVLDIFDFLAFQNAFDAGDLAADCTEDGSLDIFDFLCFQNAFDAGCE
- a CDS encoding GC-type dockerin domain-anchored protein translates to MIITHTTRPTRLAAVAGVAASAAAALGQCTPAWDVSIGNPGVDDGYVQPLFVWDDGTGEALYAGGSFGSMGGVPGTLLIAAWDGSDWSGLGSPGLSTGSTNGFVTSMDAFEVDGGETLVVGGFFASAGGLSGTQSIAAWDGTQWLSMGADLVNPDAIWALASGDVGDGDLLYAGGSFTEIGGVTAGGIAAWDGDSWSPVGTGAPLTGVVTPNVFGAVVFDDGSGPALYAGGRFDEIDGVPGTTLLGRFKDGAWEPVGAGLVRSSITGDAGQLAVFDDGTGPALYVGGRSFFAASATGTGDVFKWDGAEWSVVGQDISGIVTRLFAWDDGSGEALYMTTSDSSLGRIARLEGGTWVGVDGGVAGGSTFGLGSWNGDLFVGGSFESVDGQAASGIVRRTGCTAGDCYADFDGDGELTIFDFLVYQNAFDAGDLAADCDEDGSLTIFDFLCFQNGFDAGCP